In the genome of Chryseobacterium oryzae, one region contains:
- a CDS encoding bestrophin family protein, translating to MITTKYVNYRQVLNLSGFHVILISIWCTLIAVLFHFFNWEWMIIPWVPVALIGTAEAFLVGFKNNQAYDRLWEARKIWGGIVNSSRSFAAMVYAFDTQHEKMGSFELEDRRKRLVNRHIAWLYAFREQILVPTDWEHIKSDQQHTQKINRRRNRLIKAGFPDYGRTPIFLNKYLTEEEVELQSHYKNFATYLIAQQSKDVNELKNENAISDFNQMQLQDCLNEFYTLQGQAERIKKFPLPRQFASTAFVFNVLFIMLLPLGLVNEFSKLGDYGIWMSIPFCIIIGWIYIIMELVGDYSENPFEGLMFDIPMLSICRNIEIDLLQIMGETELPDPISSKNGVLV from the coding sequence ATGATTACTACAAAATACGTTAATTACAGACAGGTACTCAATTTATCTGGTTTTCATGTAATTTTAATATCTATTTGGTGTACTTTAATTGCTGTTTTATTCCATTTTTTCAATTGGGAATGGATGATTATTCCTTGGGTTCCTGTAGCGTTAATTGGTACTGCAGAAGCTTTTCTTGTAGGTTTTAAAAATAACCAGGCGTACGACAGACTTTGGGAAGCAAGAAAAATATGGGGCGGAATCGTTAATTCAAGCAGATCTTTCGCTGCAATGGTATATGCTTTTGATACTCAACACGAAAAAATGGGTTCATTTGAATTAGAAGATCGCAGAAAAAGACTTGTGAACCGGCATATTGCCTGGCTTTATGCTTTTAGAGAACAAATTTTAGTTCCTACAGACTGGGAACATATCAAATCGGATCAGCAACACACCCAAAAAATTAACAGACGAAGAAACAGACTGATAAAAGCGGGATTTCCAGACTATGGCAGAACTCCCATTTTCCTTAATAAATATCTTACCGAAGAAGAGGTTGAATTACAATCTCATTACAAAAATTTTGCTACATATCTTATAGCACAACAGTCTAAAGATGTTAATGAACTTAAAAACGAGAATGCTATTTCAGATTTTAACCAAATGCAACTTCAAGATTGTTTAAATGAATTTTACACCCTTCAAGGTCAGGCAGAAAGAATAAAAAAGTTCCCTTTACCAAGACAATTTGCAAGTACAGCGTTTGTTTTTAATGTTTTATTTATTATGCTACTTCCTTTAGGATTGGTGAATGAATTTTCTAAATTGGGAGATTATGGAATATGGATGTCTATCCCTTTCTGCATTATTATAGGATGGATTTACATCATTATGGAACTCGTAGGAGATTATTCTGAAAACCCTTTTGAAGGTCTTATGTTCGATATTCCTATGCTTTCCATTTGCAGAAACATCGAGATAGATCTCTTGCAGATAATGGGAGAAACAGAACTTCCTGATCCTATCTCGTCCAAAAACGGGGTATTGGTTTAA
- a CDS encoding alpha-ketoacid dehydrogenase subunit alpha/beta, whose protein sequence is MENTLHEKVSQDILLKAYHHMMLAKAMADIYEENRSICKYVHSTSRGHEAIQLATAYQLKKEDWVSPYYRDESILLGIGFEPYQLMLQLLAKADDPFSGGRSYYSHPSSREEDKPKIIHQSSATGMQTIPTAGVAQGIKYIQDFNLRQFENNPVVVCSLGDNSVTEGEVSEALQFSALHQLPIIFLVQDNEWGISVTKEEARTCDAYDFVAGFEGLGRMRVDGTDFVESFEVMKNAFDFVRTERKPLVVCAKTVLIGHHTSGVRREFYRDDEDLVKHRAKDPGEILRNYLLENGTDEDLLKQMTKKARLEAEEAFEKAQNAKDPEPQTVMNHIFAPTPITEEVGTREPEGGEKIVMVDAAIHAIQELMWKHPEALLYGQDVGERIGGVFRETVTLGKKFGSKRVFNTAIQEAYIIGSTTGMSAVGLKPIVEVQFADYIYPGINQLITEISKSCYLSQGKFPVSNIIRVPIGAYGGGGPYHSGSVESILANIKGIKIAYPSNAADFKGLLKAAYYDPNPVVMLEHKGLYWSKVPGTEDAKTVEPAEDYILPFGKGKVIIEADKTETEKGRTLLVVTYGMGNYWAKEAAKKFNGRIEVIDLRTLIPLDEELVFERVKAHGKCIVLTEEQLNNSFAEAFAHRISKNCFKYLDAPVETMGSLDTPAVPINLVLEKEMLPNAEKLAVKIEEMLNF, encoded by the coding sequence ATGGAAAATACACTTCACGAAAAAGTTTCTCAGGATATTTTACTAAAAGCTTATCACCACATGATGCTCGCCAAAGCAATGGCAGATATTTATGAGGAAAACAGAAGCATTTGTAAATACGTGCACAGTACATCCAGAGGTCACGAAGCCATTCAGTTGGCTACCGCTTATCAGCTAAAAAAAGAAGATTGGGTTTCTCCTTATTACAGAGACGAAAGTATTCTTTTAGGAATTGGTTTTGAACCTTATCAACTGATGCTTCAGCTGTTGGCAAAAGCCGACGATCCTTTTTCGGGAGGCAGGTCTTATTATTCTCATCCTTCCAGCAGAGAAGAAGACAAACCCAAAATAATTCATCAGAGTTCCGCAACAGGAATGCAGACTATTCCAACTGCCGGTGTTGCACAGGGAATAAAATATATTCAGGATTTTAATTTGCGGCAGTTCGAAAACAATCCTGTAGTAGTCTGCAGTCTTGGCGATAATTCTGTTACAGAAGGTGAAGTGAGTGAAGCACTTCAGTTTTCTGCGTTACACCAACTTCCTATTATTTTTCTTGTACAGGATAATGAGTGGGGAATTTCTGTAACCAAAGAAGAAGCCAGAACGTGTGATGCTTACGACTTTGTTGCCGGTTTTGAAGGACTTGGCAGAATGCGAGTAGACGGAACCGATTTTGTTGAAAGTTTCGAAGTAATGAAAAACGCTTTCGATTTTGTGAGAACAGAACGAAAGCCTTTAGTTGTTTGTGCTAAGACTGTTTTAATAGGCCATCATACTTCCGGCGTAAGACGAGAATTTTACCGGGACGATGAAGATTTGGTAAAACACAGAGCAAAAGATCCGGGAGAAATTTTAAGAAATTATCTTCTTGAAAATGGAACGGACGAAGATCTTTTAAAGCAAATGACCAAAAAGGCCCGTCTTGAAGCAGAAGAAGCTTTCGAAAAAGCTCAAAATGCTAAAGATCCGGAGCCACAAACAGTAATGAATCATATTTTTGCTCCAACTCCCATTACAGAAGAAGTTGGAACACGCGAACCTGAAGGTGGTGAAAAAATTGTGATGGTAGATGCTGCCATTCATGCCATTCAGGAATTGATGTGGAAACATCCTGAAGCATTGCTCTATGGACAGGACGTAGGTGAAAGAATTGGTGGGGTTTTCCGTGAAACAGTTACTTTAGGGAAAAAATTTGGCAGTAAAAGAGTTTTCAATACCGCAATTCAGGAGGCTTATATTATTGGCTCTACCACGGGAATGAGTGCAGTTGGTTTAAAACCTATTGTTGAAGTTCAGTTTGCCGATTATATTTACCCTGGAATCAATCAGTTGATTACAGAGATTTCCAAATCATGCTATTTAAGTCAAGGTAAATTTCCTGTAAGCAATATCATTAGAGTTCCGATAGGAGCTTACGGAGGTGGCGGACCTTATCACAGCGGAAGTGTAGAAAGCATATTAGCCAACATTAAAGGAATTAAAATAGCTTATCCGAGTAATGCAGCCGATTTTAAAGGTTTACTGAAAGCAGCCTATTACGATCCCAATCCGGTGGTTATGCTCGAACATAAAGGTTTGTACTGGAGCAAAGTTCCGGGAACAGAAGATGCGAAAACCGTAGAACCTGCCGAAGATTATATTTTACCTTTCGGAAAGGGAAAAGTAATAATTGAAGCTGATAAAACTGAAACCGAAAAAGGCAGAACATTATTGGTAGTTACCTATGGAATGGGTAATTACTGGGCAAAAGAAGCTGCTAAAAAATTCAACGGAAGAATTGAAGTCATTGACTTAAGAACATTAATTCCTTTGGATGAAGAATTGGTTTTCGAAAGAGTAAAAGCTCACGGAAAATGTATTGTTTTAACAGAAGAACAACTCAACAACTCTTTTGCAGAAGCATTCGCACACAGAATTTCCAAAAACTGCTTTAAATATCTCGATGCTCCTGTGGAAACAATGGGATCTTTAGATACTCCTGCTGTTCCTATTAACTTGGTTTTAGAGAAAGAAATGCTGCCTAATGCCGAGAAATTAGCAGTGAAAATTGAAGAAATGCTCAATTTTTAA
- a CDS encoding 3-oxoacyl-ACP synthase III family protein, translating into MTGKIIGVGNCIPEETITHLFFNQHIFLDENGILLKDDNFSISEKLKKITGIEERRYAESNQVTSDLGLIAAQAAIEDSGIDPETLDYIIFAHNFGDVQFGTVQSDMVPSLASRVKHSLKIKNNLCVAYDLIFGCPGWIEGIIQANAFIKSGIAKRCLVIGAETLSRVVDIHDRDSMIYADGAGAVVLEMNNQDDSGVQSHLSASHTLDEKDFLFFGKSYNNEGCENTKYIKMNGRKIYEFALQYVPDAMKKCLDDSKYSINELSKIIIHQANEKMDEAIVKRFYQLYDVAMPDDIMPMVIQKLGNSSVATIPSLLTMILKGELDDHDIKKGDIVLFASVGAGMNINAFVYKF; encoded by the coding sequence ATGACAGGTAAGATTATAGGTGTGGGAAATTGCATCCCCGAAGAAACTATAACTCATTTATTTTTTAATCAACATATTTTTCTGGACGAAAATGGTATTCTCTTAAAAGACGACAATTTTTCGATTAGTGAAAAACTTAAAAAAATTACAGGAATTGAAGAAAGAAGATATGCAGAAAGTAATCAGGTAACTTCAGATCTTGGTTTAATTGCTGCTCAGGCTGCCATAGAAGATTCAGGAATAGATCCCGAAACCTTAGATTATATTATTTTTGCACATAATTTTGGGGACGTACAATTTGGTACTGTGCAATCGGATATGGTTCCTAGTCTTGCATCGAGAGTAAAACATTCCCTAAAAATTAAAAATAATCTTTGTGTAGCATACGATTTAATTTTTGGATGTCCTGGTTGGATCGAAGGTATCATTCAAGCCAATGCATTTATAAAATCAGGGATTGCAAAACGGTGTTTGGTTATCGGAGCAGAAACATTGTCCCGTGTTGTTGATATTCACGACAGAGACAGTATGATTTATGCAGATGGAGCAGGTGCCGTTGTGTTGGAAATGAATAACCAGGATGACTCGGGAGTACAGTCGCATCTTTCTGCTTCTCATACGTTGGACGAAAAAGATTTTTTATTTTTCGGAAAATCGTACAATAATGAAGGTTGCGAAAATACAAAGTACATTAAAATGAATGGGCGGAAAATTTATGAATTTGCCTTACAGTACGTACCTGATGCAATGAAAAAATGTCTGGATGACAGCAAATATTCTATAAATGAGCTTTCAAAAATAATAATTCATCAGGCAAACGAAAAGATGGATGAAGCCATTGTAAAAAGGTTTTATCAGTTGTATGATGTTGCAATGCCTGATGATATAATGCCAATGGTTATCCAAAAGCTTGGTAACAGTAGTGTTGCTACAATTCCATCGTTGCTTACCATGATTTTGAAAGGCGAATTAGACGATCATGACATCAAAAAAGGAGATATAGTTTTATTTGCTTCAGTTGGGGCAGGGATGAATATTAATGCTTTTGTCTACAAATTTTAA
- a CDS encoding substrate-binding domain-containing protein, producing the protein MLILKALNSIKKLQFYKYVVLLLLILSACKDSQHSSSQINIGFAQGLGNHPWRQAMNHAMEIQASLHSDVNLTISKADGSIKKQINDIQKMIDDNLDIIIISPLDPNALVPVVEKAYAKKIPVILLDRKINSDKYVTYIGADNVEIGKEAAQYILSDSKTLKKVLEIRGDDNSSPTTERSLGFEQTLKNNPNVELIKTFRGLPVEAFRKTLDSLGNQNLYVFSFNDELASKAWQVARNAGTENQIKFIGVDGLNTKDGGIQLVLDGKLNATLLYPTGGTEAIESAIKIHNGETLPKRIKLSTTIIDRLNAEIMRNQFDKIIEQQGVIENQVNAVKQQTKLYSSQKELFRWSVVLLILMFCLIAYAIYLIYAIKIKNKQLTLTNERVTIQRNQIEMIADELKESNEARVNFFTGLSHEFKTPITLILSSLESLKDTFKSKGTKPAYELELISKNSNRLLRLVDNLLDFRKIENKTFNLRVSKTNIYDFTYGIFRDFENEAKKRNIKFEISSSNKNIELYIDRNLMDKVYFNLLSNAFKFTPDNGKIEINIQDKGNQVAISFKDNGIGIPEKEISNVFEAYFKGSNNRKNSSGIGLHLSRQFIELHLGKIEVSSFQGTEFVISLYKGNKHFNEDQMVKEASVTNAETLAKNAVNHDFDDEGFIHSAPNDNERYSLLLVEDNTDLSFFLNNKLTAEFDVMTSDGTDAIDKALSEIPDIIICDVNLPDKNGFEICEILKNDLRTSHIPIILLTALDNKESYLQGLKSGVDLYLTKPFNYPILIQSLRALLYNREKLRYYYTNNIGKIVDSKSFGSIEQTFVNKLNQIIKSNIDNPDFSVENLADLLNISRIQLYRKIKAMFDVNVSDYINNIRLEQAKSMLQNPELTISEIAYKTGFSSPNYFSTVFKNKFGVSPNVFRKSAGED; encoded by the coding sequence ATGTTGATTTTAAAAGCTTTGAATTCGATAAAAAAATTACAATTTTACAAATATGTTGTGCTTTTACTTCTGATATTGTCAGCTTGTAAAGATTCTCAACATTCGTCTTCACAAATAAATATCGGTTTTGCACAAGGTTTGGGAAACCATCCGTGGCGTCAGGCTATGAATCACGCCATGGAGATTCAGGCTTCGCTCCATTCTGATGTAAATTTAACAATCAGTAAAGCAGACGGTTCTATAAAAAAGCAGATTAACGATATCCAGAAAATGATTGATGACAATCTGGATATTATTATCATTTCACCATTGGATCCGAATGCTTTGGTTCCGGTAGTGGAAAAAGCTTACGCCAAGAAAATCCCAGTGATTTTGTTGGATCGCAAAATAAATTCTGATAAATATGTTACATATATTGGTGCAGATAATGTGGAAATTGGGAAAGAAGCAGCACAATATATTCTTTCCGACTCCAAAACTCTCAAAAAAGTCCTCGAAATAAGAGGTGACGACAATTCTTCGCCCACTACAGAAAGAAGTTTGGGTTTTGAACAAACTCTGAAAAACAATCCCAATGTTGAACTGATAAAAACTTTTCGAGGTCTTCCTGTCGAGGCATTCAGGAAAACGCTGGATTCTCTGGGAAATCAAAATCTTTATGTTTTTTCATTTAATGACGAGTTGGCTTCCAAAGCTTGGCAAGTTGCCAGAAATGCAGGAACTGAAAATCAAATTAAATTTATCGGTGTAGATGGTCTAAATACCAAGGATGGCGGAATTCAGTTGGTTTTAGACGGAAAACTGAATGCTACTTTATTGTATCCAACTGGCGGAACAGAAGCCATAGAAAGTGCCATTAAAATTCATAACGGCGAGACTTTACCAAAGAGAATTAAGCTCAGTACAACCATTATCGACAGGCTGAATGCTGAGATTATGCGGAACCAGTTTGATAAAATTATTGAGCAGCAGGGCGTTATCGAAAATCAGGTGAATGCAGTGAAACAGCAGACAAAATTGTATTCTTCCCAAAAAGAGCTCTTCCGCTGGTCGGTTGTATTACTCATTTTAATGTTTTGCCTTATTGCTTATGCGATTTACCTCATTTATGCTATTAAAATCAAAAATAAGCAGTTAACACTAACCAACGAAAGAGTAACCATCCAAAGAAACCAAATTGAGATGATTGCCGATGAACTTAAAGAAAGCAACGAAGCAAGAGTTAATTTCTTCACCGGGCTTTCTCACGAATTTAAAACGCCTATAACGCTTATTTTGAGCTCATTAGAATCCCTTAAAGATACTTTTAAAAGCAAAGGTACAAAACCGGCTTACGAGTTAGAATTAATCAGTAAGAACTCTAATAGATTATTGCGATTGGTTGATAATCTATTGGATTTTAGGAAGATAGAAAATAAAACCTTTAATCTTCGAGTTTCTAAAACCAATATTTACGATTTTACCTACGGAATTTTTCGGGATTTCGAAAACGAAGCCAAAAAACGAAATATTAAGTTTGAAATCTCTTCATCCAACAAAAATATTGAGTTGTATATCGACCGGAATTTGATGGATAAAGTGTATTTCAACTTATTATCAAACGCCTTCAAATTCACGCCAGACAACGGTAAAATTGAAATTAATATTCAGGACAAAGGGAATCAGGTTGCAATCAGTTTCAAAGATAATGGGATTGGTATTCCTGAAAAAGAAATTTCCAACGTATTCGAAGCCTATTTTAAAGGCTCTAATAATAGAAAAAACAGTTCTGGAATTGGTTTGCATCTTAGCCGCCAGTTCATCGAATTGCATTTGGGGAAAATTGAAGTCAGTTCGTTCCAAGGTACCGAATTTGTTATCAGCCTTTATAAAGGAAACAAACATTTTAACGAAGACCAAATGGTAAAAGAGGCGAGTGTTACAAATGCTGAAACTTTGGCTAAAAATGCAGTCAATCACGATTTTGATGACGAAGGATTTATCCATTCTGCACCTAACGATAATGAGCGTTACTCTCTTCTTTTGGTGGAAGATAATACCGATTTGTCGTTCTTTTTGAATAATAAATTAACTGCCGAGTTCGATGTGATGACTTCGGACGGCACCGATGCGATTGACAAAGCTTTGAGCGAGATTCCGGATATTATTATTTGCGATGTCAATCTTCCTGACAAGAATGGTTTTGAAATCTGCGAAATTCTTAAAAATGACCTTCGGACATCGCACATTCCAATTATTCTGCTCACGGCTTTGGATAATAAAGAATCTTATCTGCAAGGTCTGAAATCTGGAGTAGATTTATATTTAACCAAGCCATTCAATTATCCAATCTTGATTCAGTCGCTGCGTGCATTACTGTATAATCGGGAAAAACTGCGTTATTATTATACCAACAATATCGGCAAAATTGTGGATAGCAAGTCGTTTGGAAGTATCGAGCAAACTTTTGTCAATAAGCTAAACCAAATTATCAAATCTAATATTGATAACCCTGATTTTTCAGTGGAAAATCTCGCAGATTTACTGAATATTTCCAGAATTCAATTGTACCGGAAAATTAAAGCGATGTTTGATGTTAATGTCAGCGATTATATCAATAATATCAGGTTGGAACAGGCTAAATCAATGCTTCAAAACCCCGAACTGACGATTTCTGAAATTGCTTATAAAACTGGTTTTTCCTCGCCCAATTATTTTTCTACGGTGTTCAAAAATAAATTTGGCGTTTCACCTAATGTGTTTAGAAAATCTGCTGGAGAAGATTAA
- a CDS encoding alpha/beta hydrolase — protein sequence MKTSFSILLIFLFTYFFAQEDQKIAAMVRKSIADEITSFHIAPTPVAKTEDKVVMDGSDSIKIRLYYPEITNKKLPLIFQIHGGALVGGDLNTHDNISRYLSAKTKSIVVAIDYKRPPEYPYPTGLNECDAVLSWILKTASQWNGDAKHLTLLGDSGGALLATSLLVKEQGKKKISNVVLVNPPVDLRDIKDFYYNIVAKMYLKGKSPDDPIISPILAKDISFSPSTLVITCEKDMLKPQGIAWYEKLKKANVEAKLVDVPNEDHLGGLWSAAHPKAQVAMDAVVDFIKSESKK from the coding sequence ATGAAAACATCATTTTCCATTTTGCTTATATTCTTATTTACGTACTTTTTCGCACAAGAGGATCAAAAAATTGCGGCAATGGTTAGAAAATCCATAGCTGATGAAATCACATCGTTTCATATTGCACCAACGCCAGTTGCCAAAACGGAGGACAAGGTGGTGATGGATGGTAGTGATTCCATAAAAATAAGGCTTTATTATCCAGAAATCACTAATAAAAAACTTCCTCTTATATTCCAAATTCACGGCGGCGCATTGGTTGGTGGTGATCTCAACACGCACGATAACATTTCCCGTTATCTGTCTGCAAAAACAAAAAGCATTGTTGTGGCTATCGACTATAAAAGACCTCCGGAATATCCTTATCCTACAGGTCTTAATGAATGTGATGCTGTTTTATCCTGGATTCTAAAAACCGCTTCCCAGTGGAATGGTGATGCCAAACATCTGACATTATTAGGCGATAGTGGCGGTGCACTTTTAGCTACTTCTCTACTTGTAAAAGAACAGGGTAAGAAAAAGATTAGCAATGTGGTTTTGGTTAATCCTCCTGTGGATCTCAGAGATATTAAAGATTTTTATTATAATATTGTTGCAAAAATGTATCTCAAAGGAAAATCGCCTGATGATCCTATCATTTCGCCAATTCTTGCAAAAGATATTTCGTTTTCGCCGTCAACACTTGTTATCACTTGCGAAAAAGATATGCTAAAACCACAAGGCATTGCGTGGTATGAGAAACTGAAAAAAGCCAATGTGGAAGCCAAATTAGTTGATGTTCCTAACGAAGATCATTTGGGCGGTCTATGGTCGGCTGCGCACCCAAAAGCACAAGTCGCTATGGATGCTGTTGTTGATTTTATCAAGAGTGAATCAAAGAAATAA